A region of Leptospira wolffii serovar Khorat str. Khorat-H2 DNA encodes the following proteins:
- a CDS encoding DEAD/DEAH box helicase, whose amino-acid sequence MKLDLFKILKPFVFGNPQLRIPQIECFEALRNSRNDFPNDRELGIVLPVGCGKTGCITLAPFALCSKRTLVISPNLIIAEQLISNFDPSNVFCFYKKFNVLTNNIFPELSEIRGTNTNQKDLELADVVVTNIHQLGTENNRWLKRLSQDFFDLILFDEGHHSLAETWTFLKMKFPKAYIVNFSATPVRADGERMPGKIIYSFPIAKAIKLNYVKNLKAIVLNPEKMKYLILGSEEEIGLERIVEFGKELPAFRRAVVSSKESLDSIVNASITELKRIRQEARDDRPKIIASALNFKHCKQIVEAYKEKGLRSDYIHSRKNSQKNNDAYRKLENHELDVIVQVKKLGEGFDHSFLCVAAVFSVHLTLAPFLQFIGRIMRTNNGSSIFHPLNQGVVVFHAGGNIIPRWNDLREFSEADQEYFSQLLPMSGIDFSNSDELVTNPDIDLEGTEEKEFIAGDSDSSFTPKVKSSEIQPKGNQGDSILDNEMASPINRNGFQITEQIGLDLESLPLIQENYEAMEAIRKLSELGFSGQQVLDAMNSQPIIPKVQKRQEARYNLNERVKAEVDKILNSKSLSAGGYELDKNHRGKTNYVILKSAIDLRINDFIKRKANERSELSQEDLDLIDENFDKLVELV is encoded by the coding sequence GTGAAACTTGATCTATTTAAAATTTTAAAACCGTTCGTGTTTGGAAATCCACAACTACGAATTCCGCAGATTGAATGTTTTGAGGCACTAAGGAATTCTCGGAATGATTTCCCTAATGATCGTGAGTTGGGTATTGTATTGCCCGTTGGGTGTGGTAAGACAGGATGTATAACTCTGGCGCCATTTGCGCTCTGTTCTAAGCGGACATTGGTTATTTCCCCTAATTTGATAATCGCAGAACAATTAATATCGAATTTTGATCCTTCGAATGTTTTCTGTTTTTATAAGAAATTCAATGTGTTAACCAATAATATTTTTCCAGAATTGAGCGAAATTCGAGGAACAAATACGAATCAAAAGGACTTAGAATTGGCAGACGTTGTAGTTACGAATATTCATCAATTAGGGACTGAAAACAATAGATGGCTCAAAAGGTTGTCACAGGATTTCTTTGATTTAATACTTTTTGATGAAGGACATCATAGTTTAGCGGAGACATGGACTTTCCTCAAGATGAAATTTCCGAAAGCGTACATTGTTAATTTCAGTGCTACTCCCGTGAGAGCAGATGGAGAAAGGATGCCCGGAAAGATTATTTATTCTTTTCCCATTGCGAAAGCAATCAAATTGAACTACGTGAAAAATCTTAAAGCGATCGTCTTGAATCCTGAAAAAATGAAATATTTAATTTTAGGTTCTGAAGAAGAAATCGGTTTAGAACGGATCGTTGAATTTGGCAAGGAACTGCCGGCTTTTCGTAGAGCTGTTGTATCTTCGAAAGAATCGTTAGATTCGATAGTGAATGCTTCAATTACCGAACTAAAAAGGATTCGTCAAGAGGCTCGTGACGATCGTCCTAAGATTATCGCTTCTGCTTTGAATTTTAAACATTGTAAGCAGATTGTTGAAGCATACAAGGAAAAGGGATTAAGATCCGATTACATTCACAGTCGTAAAAATAGCCAAAAAAATAATGATGCTTATCGAAAATTAGAAAATCATGAATTGGATGTAATTGTTCAGGTGAAAAAATTAGGAGAAGGATTCGACCATTCCTTCCTTTGTGTTGCAGCAGTTTTTAGTGTCCATTTAACGCTTGCTCCTTTTCTTCAGTTTATTGGTCGTATCATGAGAACCAATAATGGAAGTTCAATTTTTCATCCATTGAATCAGGGTGTCGTAGTTTTTCATGCAGGCGGAAATATTATTCCACGTTGGAACGACCTCAGAGAATTTAGCGAAGCGGATCAGGAATATTTTAGCCAATTATTACCGATGTCTGGGATAGATTTTTCAAACTCCGATGAATTAGTGACTAATCCTGATATTGATCTCGAAGGAACCGAAGAGAAAGAATTTATTGCGGGTGACTCAGATTCTTCCTTCACCCCAAAAGTAAAATCGTCGGAAATACAACCGAAAGGTAATCAGGGTGATTCGATTTTAGATAATGAAATGGCTTCCCCGATAAATCGAAACGGTTTTCAGATTACCGAACAAATAGGCCTAGATTTGGAAAGTCTGCCTTTAATTCAGGAGAATTACGAGGCAATGGAAGCGATCCGAAAATTATCAGAATTAGGTTTTAGTGGGCAACAAGTGTTGGACGCAATGAACTCTCAGCCTATCATTCCCAAAGTCCAAAAGCGCCAAGAGGCTCGTTATAATTTGAATGAACGTGTTAAGGCCGAAGTTGATAAAATTTTGAATTCTAAATCTCTCTCCGCTGGTGGTTATGAGTTGGATAAAAATCATCGAGGAAAGACAAATTATGTTATTTTAAAGTCAGCAATTGATCTGCGCATCAACGATTTCATTAAACGGAAAGCAAATGAGCGAAGCGAATTGTCTCAAGAAGATCTGGATTTGATCGATGAAAATTTTGACAAGTTAGTCGAACTAGTATGA
- a CDS encoding tyrosine-type recombinase/integrase translates to MAENSVKIVSIDTIRKRSKKQTQKPPTESPIFGKGLTDQVMRELKERFSLTMTEEDYRNKAIFLLMSKTGLRAKETVSLRFSGIFKAPSGENLIQYVRKGGKKGYSVLSEEIITAVKAYHNAANIISDHFFLSRPKRHQKTRTPLTTRSLQRIVNSWNVVTCTGKTAHPHSIRHTVGQKLLEKAGSIAAQKVLGHSTPITTSKFYTKPYFDGSSYLEW, encoded by the coding sequence ATGGCCGAAAATTCAGTAAAAATAGTATCAATCGACACAATCCGTAAAAGGAGCAAAAAGCAAACTCAGAAGCCTCCGACAGAATCACCGATATTTGGCAAGGGACTAACAGATCAGGTTATGAGAGAACTAAAAGAGCGATTTTCTTTAACAATGACAGAAGAAGATTATCGCAATAAGGCGATCTTTCTACTAATGAGTAAAACGGGATTACGAGCCAAAGAAACTGTTTCACTCAGATTTTCAGGGATATTTAAGGCACCATCAGGGGAAAATTTAATCCAGTATGTTCGAAAAGGGGGTAAGAAGGGTTACTCAGTCCTTTCAGAAGAGATTATAACCGCCGTAAAAGCATACCACAACGCAGCCAATATAATATCCGACCATTTCTTTCTTTCACGCCCTAAACGGCATCAGAAAACAAGAACGCCACTAACAACCAGGAGCCTACAAAGGATCGTAAACTCGTGGAATGTAGTAACTTGCACGGGAAAAACCGCGCATCCACATTCAATTCGACATACCGTAGGGCAAAAATTATTGGAGAAAGCCGGTTCAATTGCTGCTCAAAAAGTATTAGGTCATTCTACGCCAATTACCACGTCCAAATTTTATACGAAGCCATATTTTGACGGTTCTTCTTATTTAGAATGGTAA